One region of Bacteroidota bacterium genomic DNA includes:
- a CDS encoding CotH kinase family protein: MNKFLFRLLMIVAIQISVVAQFVSAQKTTTPSTAPAPSEKKSKDYGKEFFGKDSIHVIRLYFAQCNYWDSLAIYKKLNDSLETTQYLQAAVVIDGKKFYTCGLRFKGESSYDFYPGKKKPFRIKFDKFIKGQNFNGLEDLNLTNNFKDPTMIREKIYLDLMNKHGLPAPRATFAKVYVNDKYWGLYLANENIDNVFLETRFGNSKGNLYQGEPMANFVYLGNDQDKYWPHYILKTNKTKNDWSDLVKFIKVINDTMLREEDYLKKLNAAFDLNSCLYAWAINNLIGNIDAYNMFYPHNFFVYHDSTTLKWNWISLDGNYSFAAWNPIMNLPQLTRMSIMVPDSTPYKGARPLLDRTLGKSKVVQKKYLEIIEELMTTDFSPERMNHIIDSLTIRIRVSVYADINKMYSNTDYDTNISSTIGDPLDPGNFIPGLKSYLSERRQNILNELEALKKNLN, from the coding sequence ATGAATAAATTCCTGTTCCGCCTGTTGATGATTGTCGCGATACAGATATCTGTAGTCGCGCAGTTCGTCTCAGCACAGAAAACGACTACACCTTCAACCGCTCCTGCTCCTTCCGAAAAAAAGAGTAAGGATTATGGAAAAGAATTTTTCGGGAAGGATTCCATTCATGTTATTCGACTTTATTTTGCTCAATGCAATTACTGGGACTCTCTGGCCATTTATAAAAAACTGAACGATTCACTTGAAACCACACAGTATCTTCAGGCTGCCGTGGTTATCGACGGAAAAAAATTCTATACCTGCGGATTGCGTTTCAAGGGAGAGTCTTCCTACGATTTCTATCCGGGAAAGAAAAAACCATTCCGTATCAAATTTGACAAATTCATCAAGGGACAGAATTTCAATGGTCTTGAAGACCTCAACCTCACGAACAATTTCAAGGATCCGACTATGATTCGTGAAAAAATTTATTTGGATCTGATGAATAAACACGGGCTTCCCGCTCCCCGTGCGACTTTCGCGAAGGTGTATGTGAACGACAAATATTGGGGATTGTATCTCGCGAACGAAAATATCGACAATGTATTTCTCGAAACACGCTTTGGCAATTCCAAAGGAAATTTATACCAGGGAGAGCCGATGGCGAATTTTGTTTATCTCGGAAATGACCAGGATAAATACTGGCCACATTATATTCTGAAAACAAATAAAACAAAAAACGACTGGAGCGACCTGGTGAAATTTATCAAAGTCATCAACGACACCATGCTTCGTGAAGAAGATTACCTGAAAAAACTAAATGCCGCATTTGATCTGAATAGCTGTTTGTATGCCTGGGCCATCAACAACCTGATCGGAAATATTGATGCTTACAACATGTTTTATCCGCACAACTTCTTCGTGTATCATGACAGCACCACTTTGAAATGGAACTGGATCTCATTGGACGGGAACTACTCTTTTGCCGCATGGAATCCAATCATGAATCTCCCGCAGCTTACCCGCATGAGTATCATGGTTCCTGATTCTACGCCCTATAAAGGAGCAAGACCATTGCTCGACCGAACATTGGGAAAAAGCAAAGTTGTACAGAAAAAATATCTTGAAATTATTGAAGAGTTAATGACCACCGATTTTTCTCCCGAAAGAATGAATCACATCATTGACAGTTTAACCATTCGTATTCGCGTTTCTGTTTACGCGGATATTAATAAAATGTACTCCAATACTGATTACGATACAAACATTTCATCCACGATCGGTGATCCGCTGGATCCGGGTAATTTTATTCCCGGACTCAAATCCTATCTTTCGGAAAGAAGACAAAATATTCTGAACGAACTGGAGGCTTTGAAGAAGAACCTGAATTAA
- a CDS encoding HEAT repeat domain-containing protein, which yields MHHLLQIDWTDLQYTADEVSRDVYSFPVHIRVLIGVTILFLAIILVLLGVIMGSRIYKTQRENKRIFLRKKYQPVFTRILFESDEALSDEEVYKLFEETDLKIPYHREIINNEIIHLHSNFTGDAALRLEKLFVQLLFHEDSIRRLKSTQWHLVAKSMRELALMNVREAHPILAKFLNSKNEILRMEARVAMMKLSESEPLSFLSKETEPLTDWDKANIHAMLTRMESPVIPDFSIWLNSPNKTVIHFCIMMIGYYRQQESADVLVRILNHEDEIIRLAVVRALRDLNARSAEESLITLYPLETSEIQFEILKTLEVIGREKSTSLLEKILRHPITEYRLAIQAVRSLMITAVNGPQKVQDMLRTGEPTLQMIIRHALDKRL from the coding sequence TTGCATCACTTATTACAAATAGACTGGACGGATTTACAATACACAGCTGACGAAGTTAGCAGAGACGTGTATAGTTTCCCCGTGCATATCCGTGTACTGATCGGGGTTACCATCCTGTTCCTTGCGATTATCCTGGTTTTGCTCGGTGTAATTATGGGCAGCAGGATTTATAAAACGCAGCGTGAAAATAAAAGAATATTTTTGCGAAAAAAATACCAGCCTGTTTTCACAAGGATCCTTTTTGAAAGCGATGAAGCATTGAGTGATGAAGAAGTATATAAACTGTTTGAAGAAACAGATCTGAAAATCCCTTATCACCGGGAAATCATCAACAATGAGATCATTCACCTGCACTCGAACTTTACCGGGGATGCTGCCCTCCGTCTTGAAAAGCTGTTTGTACAATTACTCTTTCACGAAGATTCCATTCGTCGACTAAAAAGTACTCAATGGCATCTGGTTGCAAAATCGATGCGGGAGCTTGCCTTGATGAATGTCAGGGAAGCACATCCCATCCTGGCAAAATTCCTGAATTCAAAGAATGAAATTTTGAGGATGGAAGCGCGTGTGGCGATGATGAAGCTCAGCGAATCGGAACCACTGTCTTTCTTATCAAAAGAAACAGAACCTCTTACCGACTGGGACAAGGCGAATATCCATGCGATGCTTACGCGCATGGAATCACCGGTCATTCCTGATTTTTCAATATGGTTGAATTCACCCAACAAAACGGTGATCCATTTTTGTATCATGATGATCGGGTATTATCGTCAGCAGGAATCAGCGGATGTATTGGTAAGGATTCTGAATCATGAGGATGAAATAATCCGTCTTGCGGTTGTCAGAGCTTTACGCGATCTGAACGCGAGGAGTGCGGAAGAAAGTCTGATCACCCTCTACCCTCTTGAAACTTCCGAAATTCAGTTTGAAATACTCAAAACACTTGAAGTGATTGGCAGGGAGAAATCCACCTCCCTCCTTGAAAAAATCCTCAGGCATCCGATTACAGAATACAGGCTTGCCATTCAGGCTGTTCGTTCACTTATGATAACAGCTGTCAATGGACCTCAAAAAGTTCAGGACATGCTTCGTACAGGGGAGCCGACCTTGCAAATGATCATTCGGCACGCGCTGGACAAACGACTTTAA